In Ostrea edulis chromosome 4, xbOstEdul1.1, whole genome shotgun sequence, a single window of DNA contains:
- the LOC125669663 gene encoding uncharacterized protein LOC125669663, which produces MSACREGCRRAFRGILHIPGCKTICFKCVLLPCYSNNDSDDEKDKDDEGYDSYGNTDTHVLPTHEGSHDTSGSPNQATHHEYVNSVQYTNIEMQETGQAQSSDNIYVPMQLESLDHLVATQNLNASEQTNISNIELMTCKLKVERPNPKASYVNFPESSPLLKETEENVESEKMTNMSNVDVHVEEKDVASKNYSSDISEKHSKSAGIEATSVTKASKQISYNEERTQKKSVNTDAGTLRSQTLAEEIDGASGKKMVLLETDL; this is translated from the exons ATGAG TGCCTGCAGAGAGGGGTGTCGAAGGGCATTTCGGGGAATCCTTCATATTCCCGGTTGCAAAACCATATGTTTCAAGTGTGTTCTTTTGCCCTGCTATTCCAATAATGACAGCGATGACGAAAAAGACAAAGATGATGAAGGTTACGACAGTTATGGAAATACAGACACCCATGTACTTCCGACTCATGAAGGCAGCCATGACACATCCGGGTCTCCGAACCAAGCGACTCATCATGAGTACGTCAATAGTGTCCAGTATACTAACATAGAAATGCAAGAGACAGGACAGGCACAAAGTTCAGACAATATATACGTTCCAATGCAACTGGAATCTCTTGACCACCTCGTGGCAACTCAGAACTTGAATGCCAGTGAACAAACAAATATTTCGAACATTGAGCTCATGACATGTAAATTGAAAGTAGAACGCCCGAATCCGAAAGCATCGTACGTGAACTTTCCCGAGTCCAGTCCGTTACTGAAAGAGACAGAAGAAAACGTAGAGAGTGAAAAGATGACCAATATGTCAAATGTTGACGTCCATGTGGAAGAAAAGGATGTAGCCTCGAAGAATTATAGTTCTGATATATCCGAGAAGCATTCCAAGTCGGCGGGGATTGAGGCAACCTCTGTAACAAAAGCATCAAAACAAATCTCTTATAACGAAGAAAGAACACAAAAGAAAAGCGTCAACACAGACGCTGGTACACTGAGAAGTCAGACATTGGCGGAAGAGATTGACGGAGCCTCGGGAAAGAAAATGGTGCTTTTAGAAACAGATTTATGA